In Candidatus Hydrogenedentota bacterium, a single genomic region encodes these proteins:
- a CDS encoding TIGR00730 family Rossman fold protein, with protein MKSTKNHEGKWPEKAYKNLAFLNSPDARTIRVLCEFIEPGTRFRRNRIHDTVVFFGSARISPRDEALRELESVRAACSAAKRPSQAQRDAVLCAERAVEMARYYEDAADLAERMTRWSRRLGGGKRRFVVCSGGGPGIMEAANRGASRAGGPTIGLNISLPFEQMPNPYQSQELAFEFHYFFVRKFWFAYLAKALVVFPGGFGTMDEMFEILTLIQTRKTAKPMPVVLYGSAYWNEIVNFDALVKWGMIDRKDLELFRVVDDVDTAFTYLTAELKRLHI; from the coding sequence GACGCGCGCACTATTCGCGTGTTGTGCGAGTTTATCGAACCGGGCACCCGGTTCCGGCGCAACCGGATTCACGATACGGTCGTGTTCTTCGGATCCGCGCGCATTTCCCCGCGCGACGAAGCCCTCCGCGAATTGGAGAGCGTTCGCGCTGCATGCTCGGCAGCGAAGCGCCCGTCGCAGGCACAGCGCGATGCGGTTCTGTGTGCCGAACGCGCCGTGGAGATGGCGCGGTACTACGAAGATGCCGCGGACCTCGCGGAGCGCATGACACGATGGTCGCGCAGATTGGGCGGCGGCAAACGGCGCTTTGTCGTGTGCTCGGGCGGGGGTCCCGGCATTATGGAAGCGGCCAACCGAGGGGCGTCGCGCGCGGGCGGGCCGACGATCGGATTGAACATCAGCCTGCCATTCGAGCAGATGCCAAACCCGTATCAGTCGCAGGAATTGGCCTTTGAGTTTCACTATTTCTTCGTGCGCAAATTCTGGTTCGCGTACTTGGCCAAGGCCTTGGTCGTCTTTCCGGGCGGGTTCGGCACGATGGACGAAATGTTTGAGATCTTGACGCTGATTCAGACCCGCAAGACAGCAAAGCCAATGCCTGTGGTTCTGTACGGGAGCGCCTACTGGAATGAGATCGTCAATTTTGACGCGCTCGTGAAGTGGGGCATGATCGACCGGAAGGACCTCGAACTGTTCCGTGTCGTGGACGATGTGGACACGGCGTTTACCTATCTGACCGCGGAATTGAAGCGATTGCACATTTGA